AATGCCTGTCGCTGGCAATACGACGTCAAGGCGGCTGACGAGAACGAGCTGGGTGAGATCGTCCACCAGGCCCCGACGCTAGGCATCGGTGCGCCGAGCGAGCAGGTGTTCGTGCTCGAGGATGGCGAGCGGCAGATGCCGGTATTCGAGGACGAGCACGGCACCTACATCATGAATTCCCGGGATTTGCGCGCCGTGCAGCACGTCGAGCGGCTGGTGAAGATGGGCGTGCATTCGCTGAAGATCGAAGGGCGCACCAAATCCCATTACTACTGCGCGCGCACTGCTCAGGTGTATCGCCAGGCCATCGACGATGCCGTGGCGGGCCGGCCCTTCGATCGCGGCCTGATGGACAGCCTGGAATCGCTCGCCCATCGCGGCTACACCGAGGGCTTCCTGCGCCGCCATGTGCATGACGAGTACCAGAATTATGGGCACGGCAGCTCGCTGTCCGATCGCCAGCAGTTCGTCGGCGAACTGAGCGGCGAGCGCCATGGAGGGTTGGCCGAGGTGCGCGTGAAGAATCGCTTTGCCGTCGGCGACGGCATGGAGCTGATGACGCCGAAGGGCAATCTGCGCTTTACCCTGGAGCACCTGGAAAACCGCGCCGGCGAGCCGATGGGCGTGGCGCCCGGCGATGGCCATGTGGTCTACCTGCCAGTGCCGCCCGAGGTGGATCTGCGTTTTGCGCTGCTGATGCGCGATCTTTGAGTTCCCGGATATCGCTTCGCTCAACCCAGGCCACGGTTTTGCGTTGTCCTTAGATTCGTTGCCTGGGTTAGCCGCAGGCGTAACCGGGGACGTTATGCGCCTAGAGCGAAGGCCCCTGCAACCGCTGCCGCCAGCTTTTCAGCCGCTGCTCCAGCGCCCGCAGGCTGTCGGCCTGCTGCTTGCGTGCGCGGCTGAACAGGATCAGCGCCAGCTCGGCGGTCACCAGGGCGTCGGCGCTGGCGTGGTGGCGCTGGCCGACCTGCAGGCCGAAATGCCCGGTCCAGTCATCCAGGCCGCCGTTGCGGATCTGCGCATGGGGGCAGAGCATGGGCGCCAGTTCGGCAACGTCGTAGAAGGGGTGGCGCAGGCGCAGGTTGAGGGTGTCCTTGAGGGCGCGGGCCAGCATGCGCTGGTCGAAGCCTGCGTGAAAGGCCAGCAGCGGACTGTCGCCGAGAAACTCCATGAATGCCAGCAGTGCTTCGGCCGGCTCGATGCCGGCGGCGATGTCGCTGGGCGCCAGGCCGTGGATCAGCACGCTGGCACTGACGGTGTGGCCGTCGCGGTGCAGGGTGCAGTCGAACTGTTCACCGAGCTGGATGGCACCGC
Above is a genomic segment from Pseudomonas argentinensis containing:
- the yegQ gene encoding tRNA 5-hydroxyuridine modification protein YegQ, with product MSNPPFRPELLSPAGSLKNMRYAFAYGADAVYAGQPRYSLRVRNNEFDHANLAQGIREARVLGKRFYVVVNIAPHNAKLKTFLDDLQPVIDMAPDALIMSDPGLIMLVRGRYPQMPIHLSVQANAVNWASVAFWQGQGLERVILSRELSLGEIEEIRTQVPDMELEVFVHGALCMAYSGRCLLSGYLNRRDPNQGACTNACRWQYDVKAADENELGEIVHQAPTLGIGAPSEQVFVLEDGERQMPVFEDEHGTYIMNSRDLRAVQHVERLVKMGVHSLKIEGRTKSHYYCARTAQVYRQAIDDAVAGRPFDRGLMDSLESLAHRGYTEGFLRRHVHDEYQNYGHGSSLSDRQQFVGELSGERHGGLAEVRVKNRFAVGDGMELMTPKGNLRFTLEHLENRAGEPMGVAPGDGHVVYLPVPPEVDLRFALLMRDL
- a CDS encoding PolC-type DNA polymerase III, producing MNALAWLTRRRNTLPADQQQRRDALPAPRPADDTPLAQQRLVVLDLETSGLDMRRDEVLSIGAVVIDGGAIQLGEQFDCTLHRDGHTVSASVLIHGLAPSDIAAGIEPAEALLAFMEFLGDSPLLAFHAGFDQRMLARALKDTLNLRLRHPFYDVAELAPMLCPHAQIRNGGLDDWTGHFGLQVGQRHHASADALVTAELALILFSRARKQQADSLRALEQRLKSWRQRLQGPSL